Proteins encoded by one window of Candidatus Edwardsbacteria bacterium:
- a CDS encoding tetratricopeptide repeat protein — MKLLKITDFVLIALALCLIGCATTSQAGKPKAEDLLQQGITADDQGDFDQAIDLYRQAIQRKSKLKEAHYRLGQIYVERKMFDEAIVEFETARDLKYPQAVTELAVTYHKAGKLDEAEALIKELLIKKPNDVDLKYRLGKVYLDKGQLNEAGEVFRQVLQMDPNNASAHNGLANLYFRQRNYNQAMSEYLLAIKLNPDFTDVNLDLGSAYFQSGKYAEAARYFKKYTELSPKDAAGHYMLAKAYQMQKDSALIGPAIIEAKKVTKMDPENDGVWYLLGSLQYDVKNYIESAQAFSKSLELSPMDPTRWYEAARVYIRAGSAYSANRDTANSKLMFDAAINAYQKRMELDPSKVEDTYYDMANAYYYAGYYDEAILWYQKRIEKNPATAFGALMNMGYSYSLKGQASKAPKAETRSIYEKAIDTFLKAKALKMGKNIKPVKEAVPAMEALSQHYLYIFTKFNEKAFKTKASAEAKALLTLDPGNKIAKEVLESLKPKIEVW; from the coding sequence ATGAAATTATTAAAGATCACCGATTTCGTTCTGATAGCTTTGGCGCTGTGCCTCATCGGCTGCGCCACCACCTCTCAGGCGGGAAAGCCCAAGGCCGAGGATCTCCTGCAGCAGGGAATCACAGCAGATGACCAGGGCGATTTCGACCAAGCCATCGACCTCTACCGCCAGGCCATTCAGCGGAAGTCCAAACTCAAAGAAGCCCACTACCGCCTGGGACAGATCTATGTTGAACGGAAGATGTTCGATGAGGCCATCGTCGAGTTCGAAACGGCCCGGGACCTGAAATACCCCCAGGCGGTGACCGAGCTGGCCGTTACCTACCATAAGGCCGGGAAGCTGGACGAGGCCGAGGCCCTGATCAAGGAACTGCTTATCAAGAAGCCCAACGACGTGGACCTCAAATACCGGCTGGGCAAGGTCTATCTGGATAAGGGGCAGCTGAACGAGGCCGGGGAGGTCTTTCGCCAGGTGCTACAGATGGATCCCAATAATGCCAGTGCCCATAACGGTCTGGCCAATCTCTATTTCCGCCAGCGAAACTATAACCAAGCCATGTCCGAATATCTGCTGGCCATCAAGCTCAACCCCGATTTCACCGATGTCAATCTGGACTTGGGTAGTGCCTACTTCCAAAGCGGTAAATATGCCGAGGCTGCCAGATATTTCAAAAAATACACCGAGCTGTCGCCCAAGGATGCTGCCGGCCATTATATGCTGGCCAAGGCTTATCAGATGCAGAAGGACTCCGCTTTGATCGGGCCGGCCATCATCGAGGCCAAAAAGGTCACCAAGATGGATCCCGAGAACGACGGGGTCTGGTATCTTTTGGGCTCCCTGCAGTATGATGTGAAGAATTATATCGAATCGGCCCAGGCCTTCAGTAAATCCCTGGAGCTGTCGCCGATGGATCCCACCCGCTGGTACGAGGCCGCCAGGGTCTATATCCGGGCAGGCAGTGCCTATTCGGCCAATAGGGATACGGCAAATTCCAAGCTGATGTTCGATGCGGCCATCAATGCCTATCAAAAACGGATGGAGCTGGACCCCTCCAAGGTGGAGGACACTTATTACGATATGGCTAATGCTTACTACTATGCCGGATATTACGATGAGGCCATACTGTGGTACCAGAAACGCATCGAAAAGAATCCGGCCACCGCCTTCGGCGCTTTGATGAACATGGGCTACAGTTATTCATTGAAGGGCCAGGCCAGCAAGGCTCCCAAAGCCGAGACCAGATCCATTTACGAAAAGGCCATCGATACCTTCTTGAAGGCCAAAGCCTTGAAGATGGGCAAGAATATAAAACCCGTCAAGGAGGCAGTTCCGGCCATGGAAGCCCTGTCCCAGCATTATCTGTATATTTTCACCAAGTTCAACGAGAAGGCCTTTAAGACCAAAGCCTCGGCCGAGGCCAAGGCTTTGCTTACGCTCGATCCGGGCAACAAGATCGCCAAGGAGGTGTTGGAGTCTCTGAAACCCAAGATAGAGGTCTGGTAA
- a CDS encoding MotA/TolQ/ExbB proton channel family protein, producing the protein MLNGLMDASLIVKILIMGVAPAVLAAVLGIALARTKKIALVTLMLYVIGLAVSAIIFKTLPKYIQDGGPVVIILTFLMILLFTYVIERSLTIGRARGAKNLAAFMEEFRELLRAGNVTGAIAACNAQRGSTANVLRAGLEKYLALQNENISADKKSAELLRAIEEANMLETPLLERNLIMLTTIASIGTMVGLLGTTIGMIRAFQAMAHAGAPDASQLARGISEALINTAGGLLNGIGGIVANNYFMNKVSLFQFGTDEAIYEMQQLLTIGEK; encoded by the coding sequence ATGTTGAATGGATTAATGGATGCTTCCTTGATCGTCAAGATTCTGATCATGGGAGTGGCGCCGGCGGTGTTAGCGGCTGTGTTGGGCATTGCCCTGGCCCGCACCAAAAAAATTGCCCTGGTTACCCTGATGCTATATGTCATCGGTTTGGCAGTTTCAGCAATCATCTTCAAGACCCTGCCCAAATACATCCAGGACGGCGGGCCGGTGGTGATCATACTGACTTTCCTGATGATCCTTCTGTTCACCTACGTCATCGAGCGCAGCCTGACCATCGGCCGGGCCCGGGGGGCCAAGAACCTGGCGGCTTTTATGGAGGAGTTCCGCGAGCTGCTGAGGGCCGGCAACGTTACCGGAGCCATCGCCGCCTGCAACGCCCAGAGAGGCTCCACCGCCAACGTCCTGCGGGCCGGACTGGAAAAATACCTGGCCCTGCAGAACGAGAACATATCGGCCGATAAAAAGAGCGCCGAGCTGTTAAGAGCCATTGAAGAGGCCAATATGCTGGAGACCCCGCTGTTGGAACGCAACCTGATAATGCTGACCACCATCGCCTCCATCGGGACCATGGTGGGCCTGCTGGGCACTACCATCGGCATGATCCGCGCCTTCCAGGCCATGGCCCACGCCGGCGCCCCGGATGCTTCCCAGCTGGCTCGCGGCATATCCGAGGCCCTGATCAACACCGCCGGCGGATTGCTTAACGGCATCGGCGGAATCGTGGCCAACAACTATTTCATGAATAAGGTGTCCCTGTTCCAGTTCGGCACCGACGAGGCCATTTACGAGATGCAACAACTATTGACGATAGGAGAGAAATAA
- a CDS encoding biopolymer transporter ExbD, whose protein sequence is MSAKMKRRARIVLDMTPMVDIAFLLVIFFMSTYHARPPVTVAVMLPDSRSPIKVPEANVMVINVLAPEQAADLADSIGPTNLLTLIANIKEATADPNVTVAAMRGMGGTLLPSASEELLKEVASAPGKPLTRGRSSELAIREVQRKDNFINKWAKQEIVSLTPEQYTARVDSMVIWYATGKDAAQPLPLGNMAMTVVEERMRNPKLMMVLMVDKNCLSGKMLDLTGILQKKDVNMLRFSLVTNLKADAKPVFGEEGR, encoded by the coding sequence ATGTCAGCAAAGATGAAACGTCGGGCCAGGATAGTTCTGGATATGACCCCGATGGTTGACATCGCCTTTCTGCTGGTCATCTTCTTCATGTCCACTTATCATGCCCGGCCGCCGGTAACGGTGGCGGTCATGCTGCCCGATTCGCGTTCGCCCATAAAGGTTCCCGAGGCCAATGTCATGGTGATCAATGTGCTGGCTCCGGAGCAGGCCGCGGACCTGGCCGACAGCATCGGGCCGACCAACCTGCTGACCCTGATCGCCAACATCAAGGAGGCCACGGCCGACCCCAACGTGACCGTGGCGGCCATGAGGGGCATGGGCGGGACTCTGCTTCCCTCGGCTTCGGAGGAATTGCTTAAAGAGGTGGCCTCCGCTCCCGGCAAGCCCTTGACCAGGGGCCGGTCGTCAGAGCTGGCCATCCGCGAGGTGCAGAGGAAGGACAATTTCATCAACAAGTGGGCCAAACAGGAGATCGTCTCTTTGACCCCGGAGCAGTATACCGCCAGGGTTGACAGCATGGTGATATGGTATGCCACCGGCAAGGATGCGGCCCAGCCGCTGCCCTTGGGAAACATGGCCATGACCGTGGTCGAGGAGCGCATGCGAAACCCCAAACTGATGATGGTCCTTATGGTGGACAAGAATTGCCTGTCGGGAAAGATGCTTGATTTGACGGGCATCCTGCAGAAAAAAGATGTCAACATGTTAAGATTCAGCTTGGTTACCAACCTTAAAGCTGATGCCAAACCGGTGTTTGGCGAAGAAGGGAGGTGA
- a CDS encoding biopolymer transporter ExbD — MGAVDMGPQDGGKKKGGLRKRKGRPGIVLDMTPMVDIGFLLVIFFMTTTRFQEPQAIEITLPPETEPGTEKPVAQSNVLTMNIMKDGTILQNMGFDVPTPVAVESLDSLMLNSKLDNIKKMPAHIDGRNQAYYESGPDFLDKYDKFMADNKGKRIPKEIRDSLDMVRDEKICRLTMLVQVNRESSYDKVVAVMDAIQQNQIARFAIVEQTEEHLKAIEEAKKKAASGKGGKK; from the coding sequence ATGGGCGCAGTAGATATGGGGCCCCAAGATGGCGGCAAGAAAAAAGGCGGCTTGCGTAAACGCAAAGGCAGACCCGGCATAGTGCTGGACATGACCCCGATGGTGGATATCGGCTTCCTGCTGGTGATTTTCTTCATGACCACCACCCGGTTCCAGGAACCCCAGGCCATCGAAATAACTTTGCCTCCGGAAACAGAGCCCGGCACCGAAAAACCGGTGGCCCAATCCAATGTTCTGACCATGAACATCATGAAGGACGGCACCATTTTGCAGAACATGGGCTTTGACGTCCCGACGCCGGTGGCGGTGGAGTCCCTGGACTCCCTGATGCTGAACAGCAAGCTGGATAATATCAAAAAGATGCCGGCCCATATCGATGGCCGTAATCAGGCCTATTACGAGTCGGGTCCGGATTTTCTGGACAAATACGACAAATTCATGGCCGATAACAAGGGCAAGCGGATCCCCAAGGAGATCCGCGACAGCCTGGATATGGTCAGGGACGAGAAGATCTGCCGGTTGACGATGCTGGTGCAGGTGAACCGGGAGAGCAGCTATGATAAAGTGGTGGCGGTAATGGATGCCATCCAGCAGAACCAGATCGCCCGTTTTGCCATTGTGGAGCAGACCGAGGAGCACCTGAAAGCCATCGAGGAAGCCAAGAAAAAGGCTGCCTCCGGGAAAGGAGGGAAGAAATAA
- a CDS encoding energy transducer TonB: MNSNINIFFPVAGTLVGLIVAWLVMAIQTREYSSIGFGVKQSKVLIPLHLKKGLLISLTSMLLVVLGGLSYFAVNAYIEAHRPIPDAPMVRITYSQLGAPPSLSSSTVEQVQVASAVAAAPTMGVPKPVADDKAVDEAAYTQSELGAMSAGLATAEGASGTSNLQMEDVPDRQAYVAVDKLPEIVKAGSSVYPDIVKKAGIEGKVYLQLLIDFDGHVKMVVVAKSSGNVSLDEAAVAAGKQCIFTPAVAPGGKPVRVWVMWPVTFKINQ; the protein is encoded by the coding sequence ATGAACAGTAATATCAATATTTTCTTTCCGGTGGCCGGCACCCTGGTGGGGCTGATCGTAGCCTGGTTAGTGATGGCCATACAGACCAGGGAATACTCTTCAATCGGCTTCGGCGTCAAACAATCAAAAGTATTGATTCCCCTGCACCTTAAAAAGGGCCTGCTGATATCGCTTACTTCCATGCTGCTGGTGGTGCTGGGAGGGCTCTCCTACTTTGCGGTCAACGCATATATTGAAGCCCACCGGCCGATACCGGATGCCCCGATGGTCAGGATCACCTACAGCCAGTTGGGCGCGCCGCCCTCCTTAAGCAGTTCTACCGTGGAGCAGGTACAGGTTGCATCGGCGGTAGCGGCCGCTCCGACCATGGGCGTCCCCAAGCCGGTGGCCGACGATAAAGCGGTGGATGAAGCCGCCTATACCCAGTCCGAGCTGGGAGCCATGTCGGCCGGATTGGCAACGGCCGAGGGAGCCTCCGGCACCAGCAACCTTCAGATGGAGGATGTCCCTGACAGGCAGGCTTATGTGGCCGTTGATAAACTGCCCGAAATCGTGAAAGCCGGCAGCTCGGTCTACCCGGATATCGTCAAAAAAGCCGGCATCGAAGGAAAGGTATATCTGCAGCTTCTGATCGACTTCGACGGACACGTTAAAATGGTGGTGGTGGCCAAAAGTTCCGGAAATGTGTCTTTGGATGAAGCAGCCGTGGCAGCCGGGAAACAATGTATCTTCACTCCGGCCGTGGCTCCGGGCGGCAAACCGGTCCGGGTCTGGGTGATGTGGCCGGTTACCTTTAAGATCAACCAGTAA
- a CDS encoding peptidylprolyl isomerase — MKKILTMIVGLSLVALISCKKEEVENLQSQVPAESQAQPDVKKIMEKPVVVLDTDLGQIEIELFPKDAPQTVLNFVSRTLAKSFDGTTFHRLVPGFVIQGGDPLSKDSDPDNDGYGGEQMGAEPRKKSNLRGTISMASSSRAQPIDSQSDAQFFINLDDKCARLDQMGFIPFGKVVKGMEVVDLIAKQPRDMRDRPTKNVTIKSISIKQ; from the coding sequence ATGAAAAAAATATTGACTATGATCGTAGGCCTTTCGCTGGTAGCCCTTATCTCCTGCAAGAAAGAAGAAGTGGAGAATCTGCAGAGCCAGGTTCCGGCCGAATCCCAGGCCCAGCCCGATGTCAAGAAGATAATGGAAAAGCCGGTGGTGGTGCTGGATACCGATCTCGGCCAGATAGAGATAGAGCTGTTTCCCAAGGACGCCCCCCAGACCGTTCTGAATTTTGTCAGTCGGACCCTGGCCAAATCATTTGACGGGACCACCTTCCACCGGCTGGTGCCGGGCTTTGTGATCCAGGGGGGAGACCCCCTGTCCAAGGACAGCGATCCTGATAACGACGGCTACGGCGGGGAGCAGATGGGGGCCGAGCCGCGCAAGAAATCCAACCTTCGCGGGACCATCTCCATGGCCTCCTCCTCGCGCGCCCAGCCGATAGACTCCCAGTCCGACGCTCAGTTCTTCATCAACTTAGACGATAAATGCGCCCGGCTGGATCAGATGGGCTTCATCCCCTTCGGCAAGGTGGTCAAGGGCATGGAGGTGGTTGACCTCATTGCCAAACAACCCCGCGACATGCGTGATCGGCCGACCAAGAATGTCACCATCAAGAGCATCAGCATAAAACAGTAG
- a CDS encoding sigma 54-interacting transcriptional regulator, which yields MAQPVKISSPEDLLFRAERELTEIDSLLQGRTGSLGQDAVALGLLLEVSRKISRVLNQDQLLDTIMDSVMELTGASRGFLMLYDQSGKLNITVTRAGPNQAWDKDDIRFSRTITEKVITTGQPLWLKDISQDPEFNQAASIADLQLRSSMCVPLFAGQAQQRKAIGVIYVDSQRIQETFSHHDLDLLAALAAQAAISIENARLVEGIKTLEEEKRLRLERENLSLQQLLDGRSDLLGQCPAMDGVFSIIRRVAGSEVNLLLLGESGTGKTLVAREIHDLSQRKEKPFTVIDCGSIPENLLESELFGYEKGAFTGAFARKMGKFEMANGGTVFLDEIGEMALPLQIKLLRAIQEGVIEHLGGREQIRVDVRIIAATNHDLEQEVAKGIFRKDLYYRLNIITLELPPLRDRGSDILLLAESSLKKFSLKHKKEAARFSPESKFSLMGYQWPGNIRELEHKIERAVIMCDDRLIEPDHLGLLASPQADTEPGNLKEAKRKLERQHLSQALAANRWDITASARQLGITRQQVYRLIGRYKMKPPGENKPGGKEQ from the coding sequence ATGGCCCAGCCAGTTAAAATTTCCTCCCCGGAGGACCTTCTCTTCCGGGCCGAAAGGGAACTGACGGAGATTGATTCCCTGCTGCAGGGCCGGACCGGCAGTCTGGGACAGGATGCCGTGGCCCTGGGCCTGTTGTTGGAGGTCTCCCGCAAGATCAGCCGGGTGTTGAACCAGGACCAGCTGCTGGATACCATAATGGATTCGGTGATGGAGCTGACCGGAGCCTCGCGGGGCTTTTTAATGCTGTATGACCAGAGCGGGAAATTGAACATTACGGTCACCCGGGCCGGTCCCAACCAGGCCTGGGACAAGGACGACATTCGCTTCAGCCGCACCATAACCGAAAAGGTCATCACCACCGGACAGCCCCTGTGGCTTAAGGACATCAGCCAGGATCCGGAGTTCAACCAGGCCGCCTCGATAGCCGACCTTCAGCTCCGTTCATCGATGTGCGTTCCCCTGTTCGCCGGCCAGGCCCAACAACGCAAAGCTATCGGGGTCATCTATGTGGACAGCCAGCGGATCCAGGAGACCTTCAGCCATCACGATCTGGATCTGCTGGCCGCCCTGGCGGCCCAGGCGGCCATATCAATAGAAAATGCCCGGCTGGTGGAGGGCATCAAAACCCTGGAGGAGGAGAAGCGGCTGCGGCTGGAGAGAGAGAACCTGTCCCTGCAGCAACTGTTGGACGGCCGGAGCGACCTGCTGGGGCAGTGCCCGGCCATGGATGGGGTCTTCTCCATCATCCGGCGGGTGGCCGGCTCCGAGGTCAATCTGCTGCTGCTGGGGGAGTCGGGCACCGGAAAGACACTGGTGGCCCGGGAGATCCATGACTTAAGCCAGCGTAAGGAAAAACCCTTCACCGTTATCGACTGCGGCTCCATTCCGGAAAACCTTTTGGAATCGGAGCTGTTCGGCTACGAGAAGGGGGCCTTCACCGGAGCCTTTGCCCGCAAGATGGGAAAATTCGAGATGGCCAACGGCGGAACCGTTTTTCTGGATGAGATTGGGGAGATGGCCCTGCCCCTGCAGATCAAGCTGCTGCGGGCCATCCAGGAGGGGGTGATCGAGCACCTGGGGGGCCGGGAGCAGATCCGGGTGGATGTCCGGATTATTGCCGCCACCAACCACGACCTGGAGCAGGAGGTGGCCAAGGGAATATTCCGCAAGGATCTCTACTACCGGCTTAACATCATCACCCTGGAGCTCCCCCCCCTAAGGGACCGGGGCAGCGATATTCTACTGCTGGCCGAATCCTCTCTGAAAAAATTCTCCCTCAAACATAAAAAAGAAGCAGCCCGCTTCAGCCCTGAATCCAAATTCTCTCTTATGGGATATCAGTGGCCGGGCAACATTCGGGAGCTGGAGCACAAGATCGAGCGGGCGGTGATCATGTGTGACGACCGGCTGATCGAGCCGGACCATTTGGGATTGCTGGCCTCTCCCCAGGCAGATACGGAGCCCGGCAATCTGAAGGAGGCTAAAAGGAAACTGGAGAGACAGCATCTTTCCCAGGCCCTGGCAGCCAACCGGTGGGATATTACCGCTTCAGCCAGGCAGTTGGGCATCACCCGCCAGCAGGTATATCGGCTGATAGGACGCTATAAAATGAAACCGCCCGGCGAAAATAAGCCGGGCGGCAAAGAACAATGA
- a CDS encoding tetratricopeptide repeat protein, with protein sequence MIQNEQIEIGSRIAGRYEVIAQIGQGASSCVFRVRDLTSKTDLALKLILNSCPGINFIQHEFKFLSSLNHPNLVPVYNFGKEGQRYFYTMELIEGPGLLSRQFAWNEIIDITAQLCLALEHIHQQDIIHMDLKPGNILLSDNGHVKLADFGFAQCYTTGQSLVRSLGTPAYISPEVLSGQAPDNRSDLYSLGVIMYQMAARQLPFEAPSFEQLADKILHRPPLAPSQIKPEIPQTLDSLILKLLSKSPADRPSSANEVIEELNQGLKLKLPLAAKSGQRDHVFFPRLIGRDRELQELRQALKSAEGNQGNCIFISGETGIGRSRLLSEFANQAQLAGTNVFWSRCYQENQTAFQPIDQLLCQLAPLAQSFCPEILENYGPAISQVSPALDGFLEGQSKPGPSGLPEPGQKLRILDSIARLTIETISALPHGASLIIFEGIHRSDPETIDAITHLCRNISKEPILVLGSFRSDVPDENHPLARAVELLSAENKAEQMFLKRLNQDETFRLICSLFPQARNLEPMAQRIFEATEGNPFLIEETVHYLMSSGHIRRESGRWHIDPLFRDSMELPKNIREIWQQKIGALPAVQTRILQALSVFGRPTSDDDVALVLDLSAEQLSQHLIHLKGRDIITPVRDDDQTLFGFHHSRLEQFIYQSIDSPETEALHRKIAQMLGNRNDRSVQDNISLAWHWEKAGEPERSGQYHLLAARHLQPYSSQQAIDHYLSALQVARMEDRKTLLPEIARLYYRSGHYQRCLDICRELIGLDGDGPEIRRLSGGCCQALGNCEEALAEFSLGLKMSDELPRLAAGIKASMADAYTALGEFGRAEKICQEGLKKLPSESDPLAEAELYNSLGQIYWHLADWAQAITAHQKSLGLKEQAGDKFGIAASYNNLGAVYYRMYEWDRAAECHRKSFLLRQEIGDLGGLAKSYNNLALIYRHLYDWDEAMVYHAKCLEILERIGSSYEMAVSHINLGFIHKARGEMDQALWNYNQGIQMALKIDAKILLLDSFIKKSELYLSLGSLKDASLFCQKALEISKILGGKLETGRGLNIHGRIYQVKRQWDKARETLGRALEIFTELDIKAGEAFILKNLADLYLETGQIEKSGQLADKALRLAQRVEEQHLVSEILLLKGQLREELGQSGIREMEWALEISDRVRIQETSGFIYGAMARHYLHRKDHPAAAQYYQKAVAAFKQTSQHISQPELKSSFLQEPRRKQIFREIQQLYLEVAGHGPAS encoded by the coding sequence ATGATACAAAATGAGCAAATAGAAATTGGCAGCCGGATAGCCGGCCGCTATGAAGTTATTGCCCAGATTGGCCAGGGAGCGTCAAGTTGCGTTTTCAGGGTTCGCGACCTGACATCCAAAACCGATCTGGCCTTAAAGCTTATCCTGAATTCCTGCCCCGGCATCAATTTTATCCAGCACGAGTTCAAGTTTCTCTCCTCCCTTAATCACCCCAATCTGGTTCCGGTCTATAATTTTGGAAAGGAAGGCCAGCGGTATTTCTATACCATGGAATTGATAGAGGGCCCCGGTTTGCTCTCCCGGCAGTTTGCCTGGAACGAAATTATAGATATCACCGCCCAGCTATGCCTGGCCCTTGAGCATATCCATCAGCAGGATATAATCCATATGGACTTAAAACCAGGCAATATCCTGCTCTCGGACAACGGCCATGTAAAATTGGCTGACTTCGGGTTTGCCCAGTGCTATACCACCGGCCAAAGCCTTGTCAGATCGTTGGGAACCCCGGCCTATATCTCCCCGGAGGTGCTTTCCGGTCAGGCCCCGGACAACCGTTCCGATCTGTATTCCCTGGGGGTGATAATGTATCAGATGGCCGCCCGGCAACTCCCCTTTGAGGCGCCATCTTTTGAACAGCTGGCCGATAAGATCCTCCACCGGCCGCCCCTGGCGCCCAGCCAGATAAAACCAGAGATCCCCCAAACCCTGGATAGCCTGATCCTGAAGCTACTGTCAAAATCTCCGGCCGATCGGCCCTCCTCGGCCAATGAGGTCATTGAGGAACTTAACCAGGGGCTGAAATTGAAACTCCCCCTGGCCGCCAAATCAGGACAGCGGGACCACGTGTTCTTTCCCCGGCTGATAGGCCGGGATCGCGAATTGCAGGAACTGCGCCAGGCCCTAAAATCTGCCGAAGGAAACCAGGGAAACTGCATATTCATATCCGGCGAGACGGGAATAGGACGATCCCGCCTGCTGTCGGAGTTTGCCAACCAGGCGCAGCTGGCCGGAACAAATGTTTTTTGGTCCCGTTGTTATCAGGAGAACCAGACGGCCTTCCAGCCCATCGACCAGTTATTGTGCCAACTGGCCCCCCTGGCCCAAAGCTTTTGCCCCGAAATTTTGGAAAACTACGGCCCGGCCATTTCCCAGGTATCTCCAGCCCTGGACGGATTCCTGGAGGGACAGTCAAAGCCCGGACCCAGCGGGCTTCCCGAGCCGGGCCAAAAGTTGCGGATACTGGACTCCATCGCCCGCCTGACGATTGAAACCATCTCCGCCCTGCCACACGGCGCCAGCCTGATTATCTTTGAGGGCATCCACCGGTCCGATCCCGAAACCATCGATGCCATAACCCACCTCTGCCGCAACATATCCAAAGAGCCCATACTGGTCCTCGGCAGTTTCCGCAGCGATGTCCCGGACGAAAATCATCCCCTGGCCAGGGCCGTCGAATTGCTGTCCGCAGAAAACAAGGCCGAACAGATGTTTCTCAAAAGACTCAATCAGGATGAAACATTCCGGCTGATCTGCAGCCTCTTTCCCCAAGCCAGAAATCTGGAACCCATGGCCCAGAGAATATTTGAGGCCACCGAGGGAAATCCATTTTTGATAGAGGAAACTGTTCATTATTTGATGTCCTCCGGACATATCCGCCGGGAGTCGGGCCGTTGGCATATAGACCCGCTTTTCCGCGACTCCATGGAGTTGCCAAAAAACATCCGGGAGATCTGGCAGCAAAAGATCGGCGCCCTGCCGGCGGTTCAGACCAGAATATTACAAGCTCTGTCGGTTTTTGGCCGACCAACCTCCGATGACGATGTAGCCCTGGTCCTTGATCTTTCGGCCGAACAACTCAGCCAGCATCTGATCCATCTCAAAGGGCGAGACATTATCACCCCGGTGCGGGATGACGATCAAACCCTGTTCGGATTTCACCACTCCAGGCTTGAGCAGTTTATCTATCAGTCTATAGATTCCCCGGAAACAGAAGCCCTGCACCGGAAAATTGCCCAAATGCTGGGAAACCGGAACGATCGGTCGGTCCAGGACAATATCTCCCTTGCCTGGCACTGGGAAAAAGCCGGGGAGCCCGAACGATCCGGACAATACCATCTGCTGGCCGCCAGGCACCTCCAACCGTATTCCTCTCAGCAGGCCATTGACCACTACCTGTCGGCCCTGCAGGTTGCCCGGATGGAGGATCGAAAAACCCTCCTGCCGGAGATTGCCAGGCTTTACTACCGATCCGGCCATTATCAACGCTGTCTGGATATCTGCCGGGAGCTCATCGGGCTGGATGGCGACGGACCGGAAATCCGAAGGCTGAGCGGCGGTTGCTGCCAGGCCCTTGGCAACTGCGAGGAGGCATTGGCTGAATTTTCACTGGGCCTTAAAATGTCGGACGAACTGCCCCGGCTGGCCGCCGGAATTAAGGCCTCGATGGCCGATGCCTATACCGCCCTGGGGGAATTCGGCCGGGCGGAGAAGATCTGCCAGGAAGGGCTTAAAAAACTGCCGTCGGAGAGCGATCCGCTGGCCGAGGCCGAGCTTTACAACAGCCTGGGCCAGATCTACTGGCACCTGGCCGACTGGGCTCAGGCCATTACCGCCCATCAAAAAAGCCTGGGCCTCAAGGAGCAGGCCGGAGACAAGTTCGGGATCGCCGCTTCCTACAACAACCTGGGTGCGGTGTATTACCGGATGTACGAATGGGACCGGGCGGCCGAATGCCACCGCAAAAGCTTTCTCCTGCGCCAGGAGATAGGGGACCTGGGCGGCCTGGCCAAATCCTACAATAATCTGGCCCTGATCTACCGCCATCTGTACGACTGGGACGAGGCCATGGTCTACCACGCCAAATGCCTGGAGATATTAGAGAGGATCGGATCCAGTTACGAGATGGCGGTGTCCCACATTAACCTGGGGTTCATCCACAAAGCCCGGGGAGAGATGGACCAGGCCCTGTGGAACTACAATCAGGGGATTCAGATGGCCCTCAAGATCGACGCCAAAATACTGCTGCTGGACTCCTTCATCAAGAAGTCCGAGTTGTACCTGTCCCTGGGAAGCCTTAAGGACGCCTCCCTCTTCTGCCAAAAGGCCCTGGAGATATCGAAGATTTTGGGTGGCAAACTGGAGACGGGACGGGGACTGAACATCCATGGCCGGATTTATCAGGTTAAACGGCAGTGGGATAAAGCCCGGGAAACTTTGGGCCGGGCGCTGGAGATATTTACCGAACTGGATATCAAGGCCGGTGAAGCCTTCATCCTGAAGAATCTGGCCGACCTGTATCTGGAGACTGGCCAGATCGAGAAATCCGGGCAACTGGCCGACAAGGCCCTGCGGCTGGCCCAGCGGGTGGAGGAACAGCACCTAGTTTCCGAGATCCTGCTGCTGAAAGGACAACTGCGGGAGGAGCTGGGCCAGTCGGGCATACGAGAGATGGAGTGGGCCTTGGAGATATCCGACCGGGTTCGGATACAGGAGACCTCGGGTTTCATCTATGGGGCTATGGCCCGCCACTATCTGCACCGCAAGGATCATCCGGCGGCCGCCCAATACTACCAGAAGGCGGTGGCGGCATTCAAACAGACCAGCCAGCACATCAGCCAGCCGGAACTAAAGAGTAGCTTCCTGCAGGAACCCCGTCGAAAACAGATATTCCGGGAGATACAGCAATTATATCTGGAGGTAGCCGGCCATGGCCCAGCCAGTTAA